ccggggtggggggggcgacTCATTGCTGGGGCTGGTAACacggcacccctcccccacccacgcAAGCATTTGTCCTTCTGGGAAGGAAAACCAGGCCTTTCCGATGCGactcagagccaggactcctgggttctttccccagctctgggaggaagggagcagggtctagtggttagagcggggggagcctgggagccaggacacctgggttccattccctgctctgggaggggcgtggagtctagtggttagagcgaggggcgcctgggagtcaggattcctgggttccattccctgctctgggaggggaggggggtgtagtggttagagcagggtgggggactgGAAGCCAGGCTGAGTTCGGTCCCTAGCTGCccttggggagagcagggagttgggttTCTCCTAGGCAAGCAGCACTGGGGGAAATCTGATCTTCCAGTGGGGAGGATGCTGCCGGAGCCAggtacccccccccacacacacacacacctgccatgTCTAATTTCGGCCTAATTCGCTGGGGAAGGCAGGATCTGGGTCCGTAAGCAGGAGTCACCTTGGGCCCCGGGAGCAGAAGTTGCCAAGTCCAATGTACAGCCAGGTCTTTAATTCAAATCCAATTAGGGGGAACGGATCAGCTGGGCTGAGCCCCCCAAGGCACCTTCCCCAGCATGTGAGCGGCCCAGCTCCTCGCAGGGAACGCGAGTCTTGCATCACGGACAGGAACGAGCCCCTCTACCAAGGCAGGGTCCGaggctagaacccaggaatcctggctcgcAGCTCCCCTGCTGATACAGTCCTGGCTGGAAGTCAAGTCGACCCTGGAAAGACGCGGTTCACCCACCGTGGGGGGAATTGTCGCGGAGATAGAGCCAGGGAAGCCAGTCCCAAGTGAGAGCTTGGATGTGAGGACTGAGGCTGGCTGGATCCTTTCCTGGCCTCGGGGAAGGTCACTGGGAAATTCTGGGTCAGTCACTGTGATGCTCCAGGGCATCGATCattgcaggggtcaggaaggacactgtgcagcttcccagccagcccagtgCCAGAGGGGCAAAGCGGCTGGGGGTCAACAACCGACCTTCCCTTATGAGTGTCGACAGCCCCCAATCTCCAGCCCTGCGGGAGCTGAATAATGACCAAAGGAGCCGTGCCAGCTGGGACTTGGGCTGTCAGAGAGAGACCCAGCTGGTGGGGGAGGTAGAGAGAGACATCACCATacactgcctcccccctccccggacTCAGCAtcacccctgcccttccccacgcCAAGCTGGTCCCAGAGTGGGGGCCTCCCAACCCCCAAAGCCAGCCTTACTGTCCCCCCCatgctccccatcccatccccacccccagggcaggCGACTGGGGGAGCCCCCAACCTTTCCCTTCtgaccaacccccccccctttggttcTGTTCCCAGGTGTCATGAgtggcgggggcagcgtgtgggCTCTGGCCATCGGCTGGGCGCTGGCCGTGCTGTGCGGAGGCGCCGGGCGCCTGGACAGCCGTTGCCTGGCTGGAGGGAAGCACAAGGTGGCCCCTAGCCCCGAGGGGCAGCTGGGCGTTTGCCAGCTCTACGCCGCCAGTGAGTGATGGACATGGGGTGGCGCGGGATGAGGTGGGGCGTGCGGGGGGGGGCCACAAAATCAGAGGTTTCGGGAGGATGAAACTGGGTCAGAGCAGGTAGTTTCAAGGGCtttctccagtcccagccccctgctctacccactagaccccactcccctcccagagctggggatagaacccaggagtcctgactcctatccctccccccactagacCCCTGTGAGCAGAGGCTTTGCCCCTGTGTTAATGGGGATCCCTGTGCTCTGGAGAACGAGAGGGGCCCAGCCCTCCTCACATGCCAGGCCCTGCCCCGGGGAGCCCCTGGGCACAGGGCGGGTCAGGTCCGTGGTGGGGGTTGGGCCCTGGGGGAGGAGTCAAGGGTGGCGCTGATGGACGGCCGTGTTCTCTTCCCAGACGCCTGCTGCTCCCCCAGGGTGGCCCAGGAGATCTCCAGTGCCCCACTCGCCAAGGTCAACGACATCTACTGGGATCGCTGCGGGAACCTCAGCCCCAGGTAAGACAGACTgacccctccctctgcctgcctCGGCTGTGAGCTTCCCCGCAGCAGTGCCCTGCTAGCACCCAGCTACCCCCGGCTGTGAGCTTCCCCGCAGCAGTGCCCTGGTAGCACCCAGCAAACCCCGGCTGTGAGCTTTCCCGCAGCAGTGCCCTGCTAGCACCCAGCTACCCCCAGCTGTGAGCTTCCCCGCAGCAGTGCCCTGCTAGCACCCAGCTACCCCcggctgtgagcttccccacagcagtgccctgctAGCACCCAGCAAACCCCGGCTGTGAGCTTCCCCGCAGCAGTGCCCTACTGGTGGATGTCGTCACAGTCTCAATTTGAAATTCTAGCCTAGAAGCCAAGGGTTGCCCAAAGACCTAAGTTATAGCCCAACCTAAACAGATGGGACCACCAGCAgcagagcgccccctagtgccaccctGGGGTCAGCACTGAGAGGGAGCACTGCCggctgaggccccgccccacagcgccccctcgtGTCGCCCTGGGGCATTGAGACCAGCACTGCCTGCTGGGGGATAGCGCCCCCTGCTAAGcctccgccccactccctgcagcatccTGCCAGTGCACGGCTCAAGGCGCAGCCACTGTGCCCCAGAGGCTGCCTGTGGGGCTCCCCCCTCTAATCCCCACTCTCCATCCCCAGGTGCGAGCACTACCTGCAGCGGGTTGAATGCTTCTACCGCTGctcccccagcgccgcccgctggccccacccccagcgccccaCAGCCGTCCTGGAGGTGCCCCTCTGCCTGACCTTCTGTGAGGCGTGGTAAGTCAACGCACCTTCCCCCACCTTCCTGACTGGGTGAGAGCAgcgggctgggagctaggactcctgggttctacccctggctctgggaggggagtggggtccagtggttgggggggtggagccaggactcctgggttctacccctggctctgggaggggagtggggtccagtggttgggggagggggagccaggactcctgggttctatctctggctctgggaggggagtggggtccagtggttggggggggtggagccaggactcctgggttctatctctggctctgggaggggagtgaggtccaCTGGTTAGAGGGGAGGGGAgcgccaggacttctgggttctatccctggctctgggagggaagcagggtctagtggttagagtgggagggggtgctgggagccaggctaTTCCTAGGGAGGGTGCGAATTCACCTGTGACTCCAGGCAGCAATGGCCAAGGGGAAAAGAGAATCCAGTCCCGACGACAAGCTCCAGGATGGGTCAGTCTGAAGGTCTCTCCCACCTGTGGGGAACCGCCCCTTTAATGCAGCATGGTGGACTggtggaactccctgctgcagggagctggagtGCAGCAGCAAAGCTGGGCTACTGGGCTGGATAGATCCAGGGGTCTGACGTGGGGCAATATGGGGAGAGATTTGCCCTGTAACACCCCAGCTGAACAGCCCCCTAGTCTGTCTCCATCCCAGCCTGTCCCcccttctcacccctcccccaggtatGAAGCCTGCAAGGATGACCTGACTTGTGCCCGCAACTGGGTGAGTGACTGGCAGTGGGGTCCCCAGGGGAACAATTGCAGCCGGGACTGTGTGCCCTACAGCCAGGTGagggggctctgctgctgggggagggggtcggcTCAGCCCTGCCGGTGGGAGGCCGGGGGGGCTCCctacagggagggggggggaagtggtGGACTCGGGCTCTGGCTCAGTGGCCCTGCCCAGGCCCCTGGGTTGGCACTAACAGGGACGGGCGGATTCTGTGGTACAGGCACCTCAGAGCTGGGCTGAGACCCGTCCAACTCATGCCACGCAGGGgtggaatgggacacggggcctttcccctccagagggcgccagctccgatccagccccagggcggggggcTGTCTGGCTCAGAGTGATAAACCCGCAGGGTGCTGTCCTAGgcgggatggatagagggggctGGGTGAATTGAGGGGGGATAGAGATCCCTACTCCTGAGGGCACCTAATCCCCATGTGCCCTCAGCCTGGGCAGcaggtcagggggctggggtggggggagctgccagcagctggCACTGCCCAGCCATCGCCAGATCTCCCCGTGCTCAGCCCCACAGGCCTCTGCCTTGGCCCACGCGCGGCTCCCGGACACTGAGCCGGGCAGCAGAGCTCCGAACGCTGGCAGGGCCCCCTGCCTAGCAGCCCCCACCACCAAGGGGTGCCCATCCGGCCCAGAGCCCGTACCTGGGGATGGAGCGTGagcttccctccctctctgtgcTCCGAGACTGGCAGAGGGGTTTGGTCTGAGCCTCAACTTCTCCTCCCCATATCCCAGTCATctccccgtgtcccattccccaccccctgagccggccagtccccctgccccagggctggataggatccggcgccccctagaggagaAAGGCCCCAGATCTCACCCCCAACCtctcccctcactctgccccccagaTGTACCGGGACGGCAGGGAGCTCTGCGAGAACATCTGGGGTGACTCCTTTGTGGCTGCCCGGGAGCCCTGCCCGTGCCTGAGCCTGACAGGCTCCGACGCCGACCCGCTGCCCGAGGACGGGGCCAGCTCGGAGGAGCCGGACTCCACCAAAGCCGGCAGCCCCCGggggccctgcccagccagcGGCCTCCTCCGGCGCGGCCTGCGCAAGCGCTCCGTCTTCATGGAGGACGTGGAGGGGAGCGGGAGTGGGTTCTAAACCCACTGGTCCCTCCCGCCAGCTCCCCCGCTCCCTAGGAGAGTCCCTCCCACACCGCTCGCCCCAGGGGCCGGGGAACGCTTGTAATCTATgcaaaccccccacccctgtgatCGTGTCCCCCCCACGCACACCGTgactgcttctctggcccctcctgcaccccatccagCCACCTACCGGGGGAGGACCcacacagccctcctccccccacagccatagGGCCCAGCTCAAAGGGGTgttagcttccccctcccctagcACCCAGTTTCCCAGGGAAGGAGTCCCTGCTCGGaaccagctccccccccccaatcacataGGCCTGCAGGGATGTATCATCCTCTTGCTATActgcagaggaggaaactgaggcacagagaggcaacgCCTGAGAGAAGCTTAGGGTAGTAGCTCGGCTCTAAATCCTCCCGTTCTAACCACTAGTTTACCTGACtagccagggatggaacccaggagtcctgcctcccaacaCGCCAACCCCAGCACTAGACCCCCCACTCCGTTCCCACAgcctgggacagaacccaggaatcttgcctccctgctctaaccactagccaatACTGCCCCTGCgagagccccacccccaggcgcAGGCTCTCTGACGCAGACAACGGCTAAGCCACCTGGAGGCCCTGCAGGCCAGGACCCGGAGTGGCTGCTGGCCAAAGGCTCggggcaggggaggatgctgtTCCCCCCCCACCGACGGGGTTGAGGAGCTGATGATAAGCCAGGTCCATTTGCTTCATGCTGGGCCGACTCCGAAACTGCCCTACAAAGGTCAGACAGCAGGGGGGGACAGAGCACACTGACACCACCGGGGCaacagggggcgctctccccacgAGTCACTGCTGACCCCCATGCCAGGCTCGGGGACACTGTCAATTCAACCCAACCCAAGCAACAGCCTTTGCACGTAGCCCGCACGCTAAAGCTGGTTGCAACCCCTCTCAAGCTAGCGTAGACAGAACCCGCCATGTCTTAGCTGCGTCTAGCAGGCGGGAATGGAGCTGTGCAGGGCGATAGCACGCCCACCCAGGGGATGCTGGGCTGCAAGGCGGGGGGCTCTCTCCCCGAGCAGTCTGGGCTGGCCTCCAGGCCCCAGCATGGCAGTAGGGGGCGCCGTGCAGCACACGAGACAGATCAGCGGGGCAAACAACGGACACCGATTCCATACTGCAAGAGCCCCGGGACTCAAAGCAAGGATCTGCCCCCcggcagggggagaaggggaatcaGAGGTGTAGGGGGAAGATCATGCCAGTGTTTCAAGCCAGCACCCCTCAAAGCAGCCCCCAACCTTCTGAAGTGTACCCTGCCCCTCTATTCAACCCCCTTGCTCCGAGCGTCAGTTCCCATGGGGCCATCCCGCCCGTCACGTGCCCATTGGGGATGACGAGGGGGAAAACGCTGTTCGAAAAGCAGACGATACCAtggaaagaaataaacaaaaataaaaacctttaaaattTGGTCCATGGGATTTGTTTtggcccctcccctttttttcccagtcagccccaccccagaggtggctgcatctcagccccaGACAAGGAGTCCCTGTATAATcagctcccaccccagaggtggctgcagggcTCAGGGACACAGCAGGACACgccccatggggggcaggggacgGACCTGTTACAAACCTCAGagacttttcaaaatgttttattaactAAAACAAAAGTGgggaaaattgggggggggggggaggggaatccacAGCAAGGAGGTGCCAGCGAGACTGGGGCATCTGGTTCCTAAAAGCCCCCTTTACAGCTGggctcctcccagcccctggAGAGGGTGGCTCAGATCAGCTGGCATCACAATTAAACACAACCCCAGACGCTGCGCGTCAAAAATTCTCGCTCTAAGTCAAGCTGGGCTGACTTGAGGGGGCCATGGGGctatctggggggggggcatggggtcaaccctccaccccctggtGCCCGCTACAGCCCAGTCACTGTCTCCAACTTGCGCTCGTGGAAGAAGCGGTGGGGCTGGCGTTTGGAAAACTCTTTGCGGGCAAAGAAGGACAGGACGGAGCGGGTGCCCTTCTGAGCGGGGTCATCCTCACTGTCATCCCTGGGGAGGGAATAAGAAATGAACGGGGCCCTGGCAGCCACACCCGTTAACGCTcagctctctcccacacacatagACAGGGTGccagggtgggctgggatggGCAGAgccggccaggggtgctgggctcaGTTGGTGTCTACTCTGGTCCTGTGTATACAGGGACCCCTTGCCTGGCGCCGAGAGGtgaccacctctggggtggggcgcaggggctgtttatacagggatcccttgcccagcgctgagatgcagccacctctggggtggggcgtgggggctgtttatacagggatcccttgcCCAGcgttgagatgcagccacctctggggtggggtgtgggggctgtGAGCCTGCACAGGACGATAATGAAACCGCATGGGGTAGGGCCCCTCTATGCGGCGTCTGAGGGGGTGCAGAGTCCCATAACCCCCCATCTCGTCTGCCTTCTCTCTCCTCGGGAGGGATCCACACCCAGCTGCTTCAGCATCCGGGCAGCTGCCAAGGTCGTGCCTGGGAAGGGGAGGTGCCAGGCATGGGAGGCACTGAACTGTGCAGCCCCCGGGGTTCCCCTATCCCACATATGCATGTAGGACGAGCCGGTGGGTGGTGAGAGGACTCCAGAGCGGGAAGGGAGCTGCACCCAGCACCCCTACGCATGCCAGGGGGGACGGCAGCGGAAGGCCCCCGACAGCAGCATGCCGTGCTGCCCTTCCCCCCATGGCGAGTTAGTGCTGGCAGGgcccagggggcagcaggggcgtAATCGGGGGTGGCAGGGCCGTCGCTTGGCATTGGAGCCAGCTCCTCTGAGCTGCTATGGACGGTGCCCGCAGGCCCGGGAGGTTGTTAGAGCCCATCGCTgtcaggtggggggcagggacccaACCATGCGGGGGAGGGGTCAGTCTGAGGTCAGGCCCCCTGTGGGGATCTAACAGATTGGTACTTTCAGTCCCCTCACCTCACCCCAAATCACCTACCAGCGCACGGGCACGGCCTTGCTCTCCAGGATGGTCTGGGCCGTGCTCCAGCTGAAACGCACGAACTGGGGGTACCCGAACACAGGGTCCAGGCACTGCGCCAGCCACTCCTTGGTCTTGGGATCTGGGggatggggagcggggggggagatgagaggggggggggaaatgcaccAGCCACGGacgctctccccaccccatgtccctgACTGCCAATGGGGGTACCTCACAGCTTTCCAaccagtcaggactcctgggttctatacctggctctggggggggggggggggtctcgtgattagagcaggggggctggaagccaggactcctggcttctaccCCCATTTCCACCTCTGCCGTCCCCCCCAACCTCAGCACGTCCCTTAGCTTCCGTCTCGGGCTCTGGAAGGCAGATCAGAAACCCAGCCCGATGCAGCCGAGGGGGTTAAAGGCAGGCCAAGGCCCAGGGGGTTCGGAGCCTGGCagcgcagcccccacccctcgGCAATGCAAGAGCCCGGACGGAAGGATCCGGGGAAAGACGGGAGAAGATCCCAGGTCACAGGCGCCCTCTGGCGAGCGAAAGTGAACACAGCTGGTCAGTAGGAGCCGGGTGAGAGAGACGGGGCTGGGGTCATCTAGGAAGGgggcaggataccgggctagatgggcccatgggggAGCATCTGTTTATCCTCAGCTCCTAGATAAGCAAATAGCTCCACCTTGTGGTCAGACCTATCACTGACCCTGAGATTtcacagggggcggggaggggggtcatTTACCATTGGGGTACCCAGACCCATACTCCATCCGCACATCCCCCAGATCCTCCGGGAACGTCCAGTTCTTCACAGCACGATCCCGCGCCACCTGCCAACACAGACAGGAGTCAGCTCAGGGCAGCGCCGCTAGGAACATCGCCCCCTAGCTGTTTCTACAGGGATCCGTCGCCTGGCGCGgagatgcagccgcctctggggagGGGCGCAATGGCTGTTGAACGGCCATGCAGTATTTGGGACAGGAGGTGAGGATGAATCCCCCAGTGTGGTGCCGATTGAGGGAGGCCCAATGGAAACACCCTCATTAATTCGCCCAGGAGATCCCAATAACACCCCGGTAAGTGGAGCTGGGTGTCTCCATATTCCGCAAACCTGCCCAGGTCCAGTGCCCCGAGGAGGGCAGGGGGCCTGGTGACTCCTAAGCACACAGCAAGAACCAGCCCATTCCCCACCGGGCCCCCTGAAGAGGGGGGACCCCAAAGCCTCACCTTGGCACAGATGCTGGCTGCGCTGACGATGGGGAAGAGGGAATCAGCCTTCGGCCTCACCGTCACCTCAAGCTCCGGAAAGTGCCGCTTCAGCTTCTCCTGGTACTTCTCTGCCGGCCCCACCGTGTCCACGAAGACCTGCCAGGCATGGGGGGAACCCACAAGAGATGTGAGGGCGGTGGTGTCAGGTCCCCTCCCGCCCCGCTACAGCTTGTGCTGGGATCAGGGCACCACGTGGGGAAGCCACTGCCCTGTTGCCgtatagagaaactgaggcacggggaggctggcaggaagtggggggagcaAGGGTGCATGTCAGCGCTATGCCCACAGCGGTCCCCTTTGCCAACCCTGGCTAAGCCTGTGATCGGGGCACCCTGCGGACAGAAATCTGccccatggggaaactgaggcggggaggggggggggaagattgcGGTCGGCTCACCTCTGCCACCTGCACTCCCGCGTCCAGCACGTGCTGTATCAGCCCGATGGCCGTGTCGTGGGACAGGGCGTTGAGGTTGTATTTCGCCCTGgccaggagaggagaggggttAGTATTTACCAGCCAGAGACCCGGGCCtcactgtgccaggcgctgcacagacacagagcaacCCCCTCGAGACTCTCCAGCTGCCTCACCCAAACGGGGCTCCGGCTCCTAGGGTTAataggagcagggaagggggacacggggcctttcccctttgGGGGCCGCTGGCTGATTTGgccccaggcagagggcctggctggctcagggaggatatgggacacggggcctgtccCCACTAGGGGGCGCCGGTGACCCTGGGCTCTCACCGCTGCTGCATGCTGGTGCTGATGAGGTTGGGCGAGAGGATGTGCAGGGCCCAGCCCACGAAGTCCCTGGCCCTGTCCAGCGTCCCAAACAGCTGCTCCCGCTCGGCCTCTGTCAGCGTCTTCGAGtctgaggggggaggaaggggggacacTAGGGTCGGCTTCCGcgagatcggggggggggggggggggggagaaacacccTCATGATCCAACATTCCCTCTATGAGGCCCTTActgtccccatcccctgcccctgctctcctctccccactcagATCCatatcccccctgcccccctccaccccattgcagccccatccccccagcctcagctctccAGACCCTCCCCGCTCTGTCAGTGCTGTACCAGGAACCAGAATCCCTCCCCCCCGAGATCCCTTGGCCCCTACCCCAGGGGTAATCACAGGAGGCCG
The genomic region above belongs to Malaclemys terrapin pileata isolate rMalTer1 chromosome 23, rMalTer1.hap1, whole genome shotgun sequence and contains:
- the RTBDN gene encoding retbindin; the encoded protein is MLPEPGVMSGGGSVWALAIGWALAVLCGGAGRLDSRCLAGGKHKVAPSPEGQLGVCQLYAANACCSPRVAQEISSAPLAKVNDIYWDRCGNLSPRCEHYLQRVECFYRCSPSAARWPHPQRPTAVLEVPLCLTFCEAWYEACKDDLTCARNWVSDWQWGPQGNNCSRDCVPYSQMYRDGRELCENIWGDSFVAAREPCPCLSLTGSDADPLPEDGASSEEPDSTKAGSPRGPCPASGLLRRGLRKRSVFMEDVEGSGSGF
- the RNASEH2A gene encoding ribonuclease H2 subunit A produces the protein MELAEFERDNAGSCRLGSPVPELCRAGPCCLGIDEAGRGPVLGPMVYGVCYCPLAKQEELGALKMADSKTLTEAEREQLFGTLDRARDFVGWALHILSPNLISTSMQQRAKYNLNALSHDTAIGLIQHVLDAGVQVAEVFVDTVGPAEKYQEKLKRHFPELEVTVRPKADSLFPIVSAASICAKVARDRAVKNWTFPEDLGDVRMEYGSGYPNDPKTKEWLAQCLDPVFGYPQFVRFSWSTAQTILESKAVPVRWDDSEDDPAQKGTRSVLSFFARKEFSKRQPHRFFHERKLETVTGL